The region gagagagagagagagagagagagagagagagagagagagatcagaccTTACCACATTACAGCTTTCTCAAAGAAACTTGGTTGTTCCAATGCCCTAGGTATCAAGGTCAAGGGTCAAACCAACGGACAGAGGATTCCATGGCAGTTTGTTGCTCTGACAAGTCTGCCCTTTATATAAGAATGGTAAAAAAGAGGAAGTTATCTTTTCTGTTCTTCGGATAacttcagcttctgcctctacTGATGTCTCTGCCAACGTCTCTGCCGTCAGTGAGCATCCAGAGTTCATCCTGCATCTTCTGACTGATCAAATCAAAGACATGTAAAACATTAGTGGTAGTCTCTAGTAGGAATTTTTATTCACAGTGATGCACATCCCAAACAGAAGTATCCAGGCTGCCAACATATTCTTCTCCTCTGGGGCCATACTTCTGCTGGTAGCAGGACTCATCATGGAAAACTGGGTGGAGTTGGTTCCCAGACTGAGAAAGGATAAAACTACCCACAGTCCGTGGCTGGGATGCTGTCCTTCTTTTTGGCCTGAAGGTCAGAACTATGCTTTGGAAAGTGGTGGGTAGAAGAgaaattttctttgactgagctGATCAACTTCAACTTTCTCAGGCAACTGTAAGCCATTTGCTGTAAAAATTTCACCATGTAGATGTTTGGGAGAAAAAATTGAGTCTCACTGGTTTAAGcgatgttttttatttgtttgtttttgttttgttttgtttttagttttgtttgtgttgttgttgttgttgttttgctttggtttggtttggtttggtttggtttggtttggtttggtttggtttggtttggagattttttattgtatttgtttggtttggtttgctttttgtttgtttgggggttttttgtttggttgtttttttgttttgttttgttttgttttggcttttcaagacagggtttctctgtgtagccctatctatcctggaactcactctagaccaggctggcctcaaactcacagatatccattTGCCTCCAccttaaaggcatgagccaccaccttGGCTTAAGCACTGAACTTTTGATAAACCTGATCAGTAGCAGTAGGGTAGCTGAACACAAGGGGGTATGAAGAAAATGACTGGCCTAAAGGATAATGGATTTTAGCACACTAGGAGCAGATGGGCTGGTACAATACAAAATGAGTTATAAAGATTCTCATAAAGACACTAAATTTCTgctggtttggtttttctgtctCAAATACACTGCCTCTTTATTCTTtactccctttctctcctctgtattctgattttttttttttttgaccctcATGAAAGTTTGACCTACACGATTGTGGAAATGGGTCTGGAAGAAATGTATATCCTTCTCTCAATCTAGTTTCTGCTTCCCAACAGAAAGCCTGGAGTCGATCCgacagatgatgatgataacgCTCAACATTGCCATCTACCTAAACCTGATCATAGGTCTGCAGTTCACCTACATGATTTCTCAAAATAAGTGTGCGCATCTCTTTGTTGGCTTCCTGAGTTTCTTCGCAGGTAACTTCCTGGCTCCGTTGGAATGGATGGAAGTCATGATGGCTTGCGGGTTTCAGTCTGCAATCTTTACATAGCTAAGCTTTCCAATTCTCTGACTCAAGGGGACATGTTGTTTCTGAATTAGATCTATCACTAACTTAGGCTCACTCTGTGGAATAGCTGTGCTGGCCGAGATAGGTTGTTCCTATCACCATAGGATGAATGGGAGTGAAGACTTGACTGATGGTTTTAAACTTCCCCAAAAATCAAACTTTTCCTTTTTGGACACTAGGTTGCCTTTTGTTCTATGCAATTATTGTGTATCATCACAAGCTAAATAAAGGACAGTATGTGTACTACGTTAATTACAAGATGAAATGGATAGCTTTCACTGTCTACCTAACGATCGCCCTCTTTCTGACCTGTGGTGAGTATCCTCCCCACCCCAGGGCCCTTAAAGAGAGACAAGGGTCAGTcaacatccagggagaggaatagaaaataacaaaaatggagAATCAGCGAATATACCAAAgcctgtactttaaaaaaaatgaaaactcacCTGGACTAACTCTCTAAATAGAGTTCTTAGTAGCAGAAAGCTGAAATTGGTCATGATACTCTATGTATGCCTGCCTCCAGGAGCATtccttgtcttctccttttcagTGCTTTTAGTACCTTTCCAGCTTAAGGGCAGATATAAATCATGAAAGACACCACCAATGACAATGGCAATGGCTGAGAACAGGTATTTGATTATGTTAACAGAAGACCAGGGATCCAAGGAAAACAATGTAGTGCCAATGTAATTACAAGACAGCTATCAGCAGTAGCTGATACCAGAGAGACCCACCAAGATAGGGGGTCCCCTTCTCCTGGGAAGCCTTAGAATTTTATAAGAATTGCACTTTCCCCCAAGGAACCCAGGCAGAAGCACCCCTTCATTCAGAGTGAGCCCTCCCAAGGGAGCTGAAAATCACTGAAGCTACTGTGGGAATATTCCACTCCCTCAGACTAAAGCTGAGAAGTATTCACAAAGTTCAGTGGTCAGAGTCTTCTAAATGCTTTGAAGGAAGTGATCTTCCATCTCTGCATGGTACACTaatcctccctttcttctctgtctctaggTATCTTCTGTTTCATACAGACCACGAATAGATGTGCATGCATGAAATTCTGTGTGCCCCATACAGAAAGTAAAGACCAAGAGATGACCGAGAGTACAATCCAAGTTATCTCACTACCACCACGATCCGAAATGCCCCGGAGCATTGTCCATGTGCACACTGTGTCCTCAAAGGATGGTTCCGTGCCCAGATCACAAATTCAAGCACGGCGTGTAACCTGGGCACTATGACTTGACCATCTGTACCTTTCAGTACTACCTGACATTGTTCTGGAATTATCTGtgtgtttttaattattcatttgtgTATGGCAATgaaagattcagaaaaaaaaagtctgtttttaaatcctggcctgataaacaatttcctctaatttgttattaatataaaaaCCTGAAATAAATAGTATTTGCTGCACTGTTAACTCTATAACAGTATGGAAcgctttcttttctaattttactGTGTAATGTTTTGAACATATTGATGGGAAGACAAAGCAATATGATAAACACCCATGGACACGTCACTCtatgaattttcaaatttatgtCATTTATTATTTCCACATTTCTATtggaagagtttttttttttacttaaaaattatgtTCCTCTAGACATTTTCCTAATTTCGCCTTTATTTCCCATAATAAAACAGTTTTCAGGATGGCTGGCTGGTGATTTTTACATTACATTCTCATTTCTACTTTAATGTTGCGATATAAATGATGTCTAACTAACTTTCTAAGTGTTTAGAGAAATGGTATAGGAGCAGGACACAGTGGCAAAGATAAGCTAGGATGGGACCAGAGGCAAAAGCAAGACTAAGTTCATCACCTTTGTGAAACAAGTGTCTCTACCCAACTTTCCCATACCAATGTGACAAGTCCACATCATTGGCTACCGATGGCAGcatttcctgttaaaataagCACGTAAACATGAACTAAACATTTCAGATGCTTCATCTGCGTTAAAGACAGGCTTCATCCAGGTAATGAGAGCATCACATTATGTTTGTGGAGA is a window of Arvicanthis niloticus isolate mArvNil1 chromosome 26, mArvNil1.pat.X, whole genome shotgun sequence DNA encoding:
- the Tmem225 gene encoding transmembrane protein 225, which gives rise to MHIPNRSIQAANIFFSSGAILLLVAGLIMENWVELVPRLRKDKTTHSPWLGCCPSFWPEESLESIRQMMMITLNIAIYLNLIIGLQFTYMISQNKCAHLFVGFLSFFAGCLLFYAIIVYHHKLNKGQYVYYVNYKMKWIAFTVYLTIALFLTCGIFCFIQTTNRCACMKFCVPHTESKDQEMTESTIQVISLPPRSEMPRSIVHVHTVSSKDGSVPRSQIQARRVTWAL